A window from Triplophysa dalaica isolate WHDGS20190420 chromosome 3, ASM1584641v1, whole genome shotgun sequence encodes these proteins:
- the si:ch211-153l6.6 gene encoding uncharacterized protein si:ch211-153l6.6 isoform X3, whose translation MISVWLLFLKLLRATAGVRQSNGNELNEGQSSSVNQQQQEQEYLSEAVTMETSQLSEMADITDCKMDPGCTDDQKSRLSEQEEEKECFETYFSEDLETTKSNSEEEMDGQESKGIDECEGSGESDESIDSQEGISVKVKEEEQSDCRESLASEIYESSHLNDQPEKETDVNISKNVQEEQHSEPQEEVDVHESVLEEQMNELTISEVPDESCQDTERDDLSDCVHVEMAIISSDSDLEESCRSPAPSTVDKEETEENCDLLGVAEPDLYPEDQARQEDDAVTESTAESEETVMDITISESDILEQPDYPTECELQDISLNSSAHHCSLTKIPEDEGELEKSSMHNLQRLSCSTSELDKKLPQDFCVVQEIKSENVSTEHLDFRVARRQWQKIEEQTKGQVHRPMVRHGSCQSGHSFMYTPVRNIDRPRKDHDTDSLGLGDYQYTQFSPCSEDSGLDDTSYRSPYDEPENPVEREIREALEREENFRHERAKANASAGTRPGGLPHSRSEPGERGRMFNTPEDRCRSQRSSSATTHSSVRSPTYHEMTANNVIILEPDSYPTSSRNRGKGGLLSPGTSGFQEWPSDTNNVIILETSNLIIRSASEFCLSTACQETQESTFNNNPFFKLRSHSTQSLVDQEIKIVKEREEELKRQRAQLNAKERYDTVLVSPSQLQNFTYERPGEAHVKSKSSPSSPSKTSKMDRSTLSCDNKLPESPFLRVRRKSALVQRWEAGIFANHQQQD comes from the exons ATGATATCCGTTTGGCTCCTCTTTTTAAAGCTGCTG AGAGCAACAGCTGGTGTGAGACAGTCAAATGGAAATGAACTAAATGAAGGCCAAAGCAGCTCTGTAAATCAGCAACAACAAGAGCAGGAATACCTCTCTGAAGCGGTAACCATGGAGACCAGCCAGCTTTCAGAAATGGCTGATATAACAGACTGTAAAATGGATCCCGGGTGTACAGACGACCAGAAAAGCCGGTTAAGTGAGCAGGAGGAAGAGAAAGAATGTTTTGAAACATATTTCTCAGAGGACCTGGAGACCACAAAGAGCAACTCGGAAGAAGAAATGGACGGGCAAGAAAGCAAAGGCATAGATGAATGTGAGGGCTCAGGTGAATCTGATGAGAGCATAGACTCACAAGAAGGCATTTCGGTCAAGGTCAAAGAAGAAGAGCAGTCAGATTGTAGAGAATCATTGGCCTCTGAGATTTACGAAAGCTCTCATCTAAATGACCAACCGGAGAAAGAAACAGACGTTAACATTAGTAAGAATGTGCAGGAGGAACAACACAGTGAACCCCAGGAAGAGGTGGATGTACATGAATCAGTGTTGGAGGAGCAAATGAACGAGCTTACGATTTCTGAAGTCCCAGATGAATCATGTCAGGATACAGAACGGGATGACCTCAGCGATTGTGTGCATGTTGAGATGGCTATTATTTCATCAGACAGCGATCTGGAGGAATCCTGTAGATCCCCAGCTCCATCAACTGTTGACAAAGAAGAAACTGAAGAAAATTGCGATCTGTTGGGAGTAGCTGAACCCGATTTATACCCAGAAGACCAAGCGAGACAGGAGGACGATGCAGTGACCGAAAGCACTGCTGAAAGTGAAGAAACAGTCATGGACATAACCATCAGTGAAAGTGATATTTTAGAGCAACCCGACTATCCCACCGAATGCGAGCTTCAAGATATTTCGTTAAATTCCTCTGCCCATCACTGCAGTCTGACCAAGATTCCAGAGGATGAAGGAGAGCTTGAAAAGAGCTCAATGCACAACCTCCAGCGCCTGTCTTGTTCAACGTCAGAACTAGACAAAAAGTTGCCACAAGACTTCTGCGTGGTTCAGGAAATAAAAAGCGAGAACGTCAGCACGGAGCATTTGGATTTCAGGGTGGCTCGCAGGCAATGGCAAAAGATAGAGGAGCAAACCAAGGGTCAGGTGCACCGGCCAATGGTGAGACACGGGTCTTGCCAGAGTGGTCACAGCTTCATGTACACACCCGTGCGCAACATCGACCGCCCAAGAAAAGACCACGACACGGACAGTCTTGGCCTGGGTGATTACCAGTACACTCAGTTTAGCCCCTGTTCTGAGGACTCTGGTTTGGACGACACAAGCTATAGGTCCCCTTACGATGAGCCGGAGAACCCAGTGGAGAGGGAGATCCGTGAAGCGCTGGAGAGAGAAGAGAATTTCAGACACGAGAGAGCAAAGGCAAATGCCTCTGCCGGCACCAGACCTGGCGGTCTTCCGCACAGCAGATCAGAACCTGGAGAAAGAGGAAGGATGTTCAACACACCAGAGGACAGATGCAGGTCCCAGAGATCTTCTAGTGCGACAACTCATTCGTCTGTAAGAAGTCCCACATACCACGAAATGACAGCCAATAACGTCATAATACTCGAGCCGGATTCCTATCCCACAAGCTCACGGAATAGAGGGAAGGGTGGTCTGCTCTCTCCAGGGACGAGCGGTTTCCAAGAATGGCCTTCAGACACAAACAACGTCATTATTCTGGAGACGTCGAATCTCATCATCCGAAGTGCCTCAGAATTCTGTCTGAGCACTGCGTGCCAGGAGACACAAGAAAGCACGTTCAATAATAATCCCTTCTTTAAACTCCGCTCCCATAGCACGCAGTCTCTGGTGGACCAGGAGATCAAGATAGTTAAAGAAAGAGAAGAGGAGCTTAAGAGGCAGAGGGCACAACTGAATGCAAAGGAAAGATATGACACGGTCCTTGTGTCCCCCAGCCAGCTGCAGAACTTCACATATGAGAGACCAG GAGAGGCACATGTGAAATCTAAGTCATCCCCCTCATCCCCATCAAAGACAAGCAAAATGGACCGGTCCACTTTGTCATGTGACAACAAG CTCCCTGAGTCACCTTTCCTTCGAGTGAGACGGAAAAGTGCACTGGTCCAGAGGTGGGAAGCAGGTATCTTTGCCAATCATCAGCAACAAGACTGA
- the si:ch211-153l6.6 gene encoding uncharacterized protein si:ch211-153l6.6 isoform X2, with protein sequence MNYSRRVAIWLLALSVQLIQACVHCGRLEMISVWLLFLKLLRATAGVRQSNGNELNEGQSSSVNQQQQEQEYLSEAVTMETSQLSEMADITDCKMDPGCTDDQKSRLSEQEEEKECFETYFSEDLETTKSNSEEEMDGQESKGIDECEGSGESDESIDSQEGISVKVKEEEQSDCRESLASEIYESSHLNDQPEKETDVNISKNVQEEQHSEPQEEVDVHESVLEEQMNELTISEVPDESCQDTERDDLSDCVHVEMAIISSDSDLEESCRSPAPSTVDKEETEENCDLLGVAEPDLYPEDQARQEDDAVTESTAESEETVMDITISESDILEQPDYPTECELQDISLNSSAHHCSLTKIPEDEGELEKSSMHNLQRLSCSTSELDKKLPQDFCVVQEIKSENVSTEHLDFRVARRQWQKIEEQTKGQVHRPMVRHGSCQSGHSFMYTPVRNIDRPRKDHDTDSLGLGDYQYTQFSPCSEDSGLDDTSYRSPYDEPENPVEREIREALEREENFRHERAKANASAGTRPGGLPHSRSEPGERGRMFNTPEDRCRSQRSSSATTHSSVRSPTYHEMTANNVIILEPDSYPTSSRNRGKGGLLSPGTSGFQEWPSDTNNVIILETSNLIIRSASEFCLSTACQETQESTFNNNPFFKLRSHSTQSLVDQEIKIVKEREEELKRQRAQLNAKERYDTVLVSPSQLQNFTYERPGEAHVKSKSSPSSPSKTSKMDRSTLSCDNKFYR encoded by the exons ATGAATTACTCGCGACGCGTCGCTATTTGGTTACTCGCGTTATCTGTCCAACTTATTCAGGCATGTGTGCATTGCGGTAGGTTGGAGATGATATCCGTTTGGCTCCTCTTTTTAAAGCTGCTG AGAGCAACAGCTGGTGTGAGACAGTCAAATGGAAATGAACTAAATGAAGGCCAAAGCAGCTCTGTAAATCAGCAACAACAAGAGCAGGAATACCTCTCTGAAGCGGTAACCATGGAGACCAGCCAGCTTTCAGAAATGGCTGATATAACAGACTGTAAAATGGATCCCGGGTGTACAGACGACCAGAAAAGCCGGTTAAGTGAGCAGGAGGAAGAGAAAGAATGTTTTGAAACATATTTCTCAGAGGACCTGGAGACCACAAAGAGCAACTCGGAAGAAGAAATGGACGGGCAAGAAAGCAAAGGCATAGATGAATGTGAGGGCTCAGGTGAATCTGATGAGAGCATAGACTCACAAGAAGGCATTTCGGTCAAGGTCAAAGAAGAAGAGCAGTCAGATTGTAGAGAATCATTGGCCTCTGAGATTTACGAAAGCTCTCATCTAAATGACCAACCGGAGAAAGAAACAGACGTTAACATTAGTAAGAATGTGCAGGAGGAACAACACAGTGAACCCCAGGAAGAGGTGGATGTACATGAATCAGTGTTGGAGGAGCAAATGAACGAGCTTACGATTTCTGAAGTCCCAGATGAATCATGTCAGGATACAGAACGGGATGACCTCAGCGATTGTGTGCATGTTGAGATGGCTATTATTTCATCAGACAGCGATCTGGAGGAATCCTGTAGATCCCCAGCTCCATCAACTGTTGACAAAGAAGAAACTGAAGAAAATTGCGATCTGTTGGGAGTAGCTGAACCCGATTTATACCCAGAAGACCAAGCGAGACAGGAGGACGATGCAGTGACCGAAAGCACTGCTGAAAGTGAAGAAACAGTCATGGACATAACCATCAGTGAAAGTGATATTTTAGAGCAACCCGACTATCCCACCGAATGCGAGCTTCAAGATATTTCGTTAAATTCCTCTGCCCATCACTGCAGTCTGACCAAGATTCCAGAGGATGAAGGAGAGCTTGAAAAGAGCTCAATGCACAACCTCCAGCGCCTGTCTTGTTCAACGTCAGAACTAGACAAAAAGTTGCCACAAGACTTCTGCGTGGTTCAGGAAATAAAAAGCGAGAACGTCAGCACGGAGCATTTGGATTTCAGGGTGGCTCGCAGGCAATGGCAAAAGATAGAGGAGCAAACCAAGGGTCAGGTGCACCGGCCAATGGTGAGACACGGGTCTTGCCAGAGTGGTCACAGCTTCATGTACACACCCGTGCGCAACATCGACCGCCCAAGAAAAGACCACGACACGGACAGTCTTGGCCTGGGTGATTACCAGTACACTCAGTTTAGCCCCTGTTCTGAGGACTCTGGTTTGGACGACACAAGCTATAGGTCCCCTTACGATGAGCCGGAGAACCCAGTGGAGAGGGAGATCCGTGAAGCGCTGGAGAGAGAAGAGAATTTCAGACACGAGAGAGCAAAGGCAAATGCCTCTGCCGGCACCAGACCTGGCGGTCTTCCGCACAGCAGATCAGAACCTGGAGAAAGAGGAAGGATGTTCAACACACCAGAGGACAGATGCAGGTCCCAGAGATCTTCTAGTGCGACAACTCATTCGTCTGTAAGAAGTCCCACATACCACGAAATGACAGCCAATAACGTCATAATACTCGAGCCGGATTCCTATCCCACAAGCTCACGGAATAGAGGGAAGGGTGGTCTGCTCTCTCCAGGGACGAGCGGTTTCCAAGAATGGCCTTCAGACACAAACAACGTCATTATTCTGGAGACGTCGAATCTCATCATCCGAAGTGCCTCAGAATTCTGTCTGAGCACTGCGTGCCAGGAGACACAAGAAAGCACGTTCAATAATAATCCCTTCTTTAAACTCCGCTCCCATAGCACGCAGTCTCTGGTGGACCAGGAGATCAAGATAGTTAAAGAAAGAGAAGAGGAGCTTAAGAGGCAGAGGGCACAACTGAATGCAAAGGAAAGATATGACACGGTCCTTGTGTCCCCCAGCCAGCTGCAGAACTTCACATATGAGAGACCAG GAGAGGCACATGTGAAATCTAAGTCATCCCCCTCATCCCCATCAAAGACAAGCAAAATGGACCGGTCCACTTTGTCATGTGACAACAAG TTTTACAGGTGA
- the frrs1a gene encoding putative ferric-chelate reductase 1: MMALDICNLQTALAVLAALCLSVSGYKNGKVEKACESMLPEHHNHPNTTTSPYTLTASVSQFSPGDQIKVTLSGDKHFQGFLMQARGASSPGGSAVGSFTLVDPKISQLLTCNNIEGSAVSHTSDAQETEIQVIWNAPPEAPPTVQFFATVVSHYKTFWVKLPGPVISEKGVTQAPPQSTTTDVFTNSAITTSLLPKPFTSEGCGRWKSCLVDPVGCNPSVDTSCFFLSYSTVSQAVLFELSGPAEGYVSFALSKDEWMGDDDVYLCTNDGGHVSVDAAYTTGRSYPEVASKSVLTDVGWRVSNGVIQCRFSRAIYTPQDLDRFSLNHSYYLFLAHGTADNGMIHRHKRQPMTSTHRQLITGPPNILTGSRSSLLMKSHGSLMLIGWMLAGSTGSLMAGYFKPDWQETTLFGQKIWFQVHRGLMSLTVLLTAVGFIFPFVYRQKWSSRAGAHPYLGCTVMILAFCQPIMAAFRPPPDSSRRWIFIWFHWGVGNAAEIIAGASMLSGIRQQSLLLPYPWTTGVLSGFVVWNIVLKLVLQLHKRGVVKKGSKDEDETPVFSDISGSASWDTKFRVAVLALFVLGNSVFCVSLLNAINRI; encoded by the exons ATGATGGCACTGGATATATGCAATCTACAAACTGCTCTTGCAGTCCTTGCAGCTTTATGTTTATCTGTCAGTGGatataaaaatggaaaagtgGAGAAAGCTTGTGAGAGCATGTTGCCGGAGCATCACAaccatcctaacaccactacgAGTCCATACACACTGACTGCTAGTGTCAGTCAATTCAGCCCAGGAGATCAGATCAAAG TCACTCTTTCTGGAGACAAGCACTTTCAGGGCTTTCTGATGCAGGCCAGAGGTGCCTCAAGCCCTGGCGGATCAGCTGTTGGCTCATTTACATTGGTTGATCCCAAGATTTCTCAGCTTTTGACATGCAACAACATAGAG GGTTCTGCTGTTAGTCATACAAGTGATGCTCAAGAGACAGAAATTCAGGTGATCTGGAATGCACCGCCCGAAGCTCCTCCCACTGTTCAGTTTTT tgccACCGTGGTTTCCCACTACAAGACTTTCTGGGTTAAACTTCCTGGTCCAGTCATATCTGAAAAAGGAGTGACTCAGGCCCCACCACAATCTACCACCACTGACGTGTTTACAAACTCAGCAATAACCACCTCTTTACTTCCTAAACCA TTTACCTCGGAGGGATGTGGGAGGTGGAAATCATGTCTCGTTGATCCCGTAGGATGTAACCCATCTGTGGATACAAGCTGCTTCTTCCTTTCTTATTCAACTGTGAGTCAGGCGGTTCTGTTTGAGCTCAGTGGCCCAGCAGAGGGATATGTGTCCTTTGCTCTGTCCAAAGATGAATGGATG GGAGATGATGATGTATACTTGTGCACAAATGATGGAGGTCATGTTAGCGTGGATGCAGCATACACAACAGGCAGAAGCTATCCAGAGGTGGCATCCAAG TCTGTGCTGACTGATGTAGGCTGGAGAGTTTCTAACGGGGTGATTCAGTGCCGGTTCTCCAGGGCCATTTACACTCCTCAGGACCTGGATCGCTTCAGTCTAAATCACAGTTATTATCTGTTCCTTGCACATGGCACTGCAGATAATG GTATGATCCACAGACACAAGCGACAGCCAATGACATCAACTCATCGTCAGCTCATTACTGGACCTCCCAACATACTGACAGGCTCTCGATCCTCACTGCTCATGAAATCTCATG GATCCCTAATGCTGATTGGCTGGATGCTAGCAGGAAGCACCGGGTCATTAATGGCTGGCTATTTTAAACCTGATTGGCAAGAAACAACATTATTTGGACAAAAGATATGGTTTCAG GTGCACCGTGGATTGATGTCTCTTACAGTGTTACTCACAGCTGTGGGCTTCATCTTCCCTTTTGTCTACAGACAAAAATGGAGCTCA AGAGCAGGTGCTCATCCATACCTAGGCTGCACTGTCATGATTCTTGCTTTTTGTCAGCCTATAATGGCTGCTTTCAGACCACCCCCAGACTCCTCGAG GAGGTGGATATTTATTTGGTTTCACTGGGGTGTGGGAAATGCAGCTGAAATTATTGCAG GAGCGTCTATGCTTTCTGGAATACGACAGCAGTCTCTCTTGCTCCCTTATCCATGGACCACGGGAGTGTtgtctggttttgttgtttggaACATTGTATTAAAGCTAGTGTTACAACTTCATAAGCGTGGTGTAGTTAAAAAAG GGAGTAAAGATGAAGATGAGACTCCAGTTTTCTCAGATATTTCAGGAAGTGCAAGCTGG GATACCAAGTTTAGAGTTGCTGTACTGGCTCTTTTTGTGCTGGGAAACTCAGTATTCTGTGTCTCACTGCTCAATGCCATAAATCGCATATGA
- the si:ch211-153l6.6 gene encoding uncharacterized protein si:ch211-153l6.6 isoform X1, with translation MNYSRRVAIWLLALSVQLIQACVHCGRLEMISVWLLFLKLLRATAGVRQSNGNELNEGQSSSVNQQQQEQEYLSEAVTMETSQLSEMADITDCKMDPGCTDDQKSRLSEQEEEKECFETYFSEDLETTKSNSEEEMDGQESKGIDECEGSGESDESIDSQEGISVKVKEEEQSDCRESLASEIYESSHLNDQPEKETDVNISKNVQEEQHSEPQEEVDVHESVLEEQMNELTISEVPDESCQDTERDDLSDCVHVEMAIISSDSDLEESCRSPAPSTVDKEETEENCDLLGVAEPDLYPEDQARQEDDAVTESTAESEETVMDITISESDILEQPDYPTECELQDISLNSSAHHCSLTKIPEDEGELEKSSMHNLQRLSCSTSELDKKLPQDFCVVQEIKSENVSTEHLDFRVARRQWQKIEEQTKGQVHRPMVRHGSCQSGHSFMYTPVRNIDRPRKDHDTDSLGLGDYQYTQFSPCSEDSGLDDTSYRSPYDEPENPVEREIREALEREENFRHERAKANASAGTRPGGLPHSRSEPGERGRMFNTPEDRCRSQRSSSATTHSSVRSPTYHEMTANNVIILEPDSYPTSSRNRGKGGLLSPGTSGFQEWPSDTNNVIILETSNLIIRSASEFCLSTACQETQESTFNNNPFFKLRSHSTQSLVDQEIKIVKEREEELKRQRAQLNAKERYDTVLVSPSQLQNFTYERPGEAHVKSKSSPSSPSKTSKMDRSTLSCDNKLPESPFLRVRRKSALVQRWEAGIFANHQQQD, from the exons ATGAATTACTCGCGACGCGTCGCTATTTGGTTACTCGCGTTATCTGTCCAACTTATTCAGGCATGTGTGCATTGCGGTAGGTTGGAGATGATATCCGTTTGGCTCCTCTTTTTAAAGCTGCTG AGAGCAACAGCTGGTGTGAGACAGTCAAATGGAAATGAACTAAATGAAGGCCAAAGCAGCTCTGTAAATCAGCAACAACAAGAGCAGGAATACCTCTCTGAAGCGGTAACCATGGAGACCAGCCAGCTTTCAGAAATGGCTGATATAACAGACTGTAAAATGGATCCCGGGTGTACAGACGACCAGAAAAGCCGGTTAAGTGAGCAGGAGGAAGAGAAAGAATGTTTTGAAACATATTTCTCAGAGGACCTGGAGACCACAAAGAGCAACTCGGAAGAAGAAATGGACGGGCAAGAAAGCAAAGGCATAGATGAATGTGAGGGCTCAGGTGAATCTGATGAGAGCATAGACTCACAAGAAGGCATTTCGGTCAAGGTCAAAGAAGAAGAGCAGTCAGATTGTAGAGAATCATTGGCCTCTGAGATTTACGAAAGCTCTCATCTAAATGACCAACCGGAGAAAGAAACAGACGTTAACATTAGTAAGAATGTGCAGGAGGAACAACACAGTGAACCCCAGGAAGAGGTGGATGTACATGAATCAGTGTTGGAGGAGCAAATGAACGAGCTTACGATTTCTGAAGTCCCAGATGAATCATGTCAGGATACAGAACGGGATGACCTCAGCGATTGTGTGCATGTTGAGATGGCTATTATTTCATCAGACAGCGATCTGGAGGAATCCTGTAGATCCCCAGCTCCATCAACTGTTGACAAAGAAGAAACTGAAGAAAATTGCGATCTGTTGGGAGTAGCTGAACCCGATTTATACCCAGAAGACCAAGCGAGACAGGAGGACGATGCAGTGACCGAAAGCACTGCTGAAAGTGAAGAAACAGTCATGGACATAACCATCAGTGAAAGTGATATTTTAGAGCAACCCGACTATCCCACCGAATGCGAGCTTCAAGATATTTCGTTAAATTCCTCTGCCCATCACTGCAGTCTGACCAAGATTCCAGAGGATGAAGGAGAGCTTGAAAAGAGCTCAATGCACAACCTCCAGCGCCTGTCTTGTTCAACGTCAGAACTAGACAAAAAGTTGCCACAAGACTTCTGCGTGGTTCAGGAAATAAAAAGCGAGAACGTCAGCACGGAGCATTTGGATTTCAGGGTGGCTCGCAGGCAATGGCAAAAGATAGAGGAGCAAACCAAGGGTCAGGTGCACCGGCCAATGGTGAGACACGGGTCTTGCCAGAGTGGTCACAGCTTCATGTACACACCCGTGCGCAACATCGACCGCCCAAGAAAAGACCACGACACGGACAGTCTTGGCCTGGGTGATTACCAGTACACTCAGTTTAGCCCCTGTTCTGAGGACTCTGGTTTGGACGACACAAGCTATAGGTCCCCTTACGATGAGCCGGAGAACCCAGTGGAGAGGGAGATCCGTGAAGCGCTGGAGAGAGAAGAGAATTTCAGACACGAGAGAGCAAAGGCAAATGCCTCTGCCGGCACCAGACCTGGCGGTCTTCCGCACAGCAGATCAGAACCTGGAGAAAGAGGAAGGATGTTCAACACACCAGAGGACAGATGCAGGTCCCAGAGATCTTCTAGTGCGACAACTCATTCGTCTGTAAGAAGTCCCACATACCACGAAATGACAGCCAATAACGTCATAATACTCGAGCCGGATTCCTATCCCACAAGCTCACGGAATAGAGGGAAGGGTGGTCTGCTCTCTCCAGGGACGAGCGGTTTCCAAGAATGGCCTTCAGACACAAACAACGTCATTATTCTGGAGACGTCGAATCTCATCATCCGAAGTGCCTCAGAATTCTGTCTGAGCACTGCGTGCCAGGAGACACAAGAAAGCACGTTCAATAATAATCCCTTCTTTAAACTCCGCTCCCATAGCACGCAGTCTCTGGTGGACCAGGAGATCAAGATAGTTAAAGAAAGAGAAGAGGAGCTTAAGAGGCAGAGGGCACAACTGAATGCAAAGGAAAGATATGACACGGTCCTTGTGTCCCCCAGCCAGCTGCAGAACTTCACATATGAGAGACCAG GAGAGGCACATGTGAAATCTAAGTCATCCCCCTCATCCCCATCAAAGACAAGCAAAATGGACCGGTCCACTTTGTCATGTGACAACAAG CTCCCTGAGTCACCTTTCCTTCGAGTGAGACGGAAAAGTGCACTGGTCCAGAGGTGGGAAGCAGGTATCTTTGCCAATCATCAGCAACAAGACTGA
- the si:ch211-153l6.6 gene encoding uncharacterized protein si:ch211-153l6.6 isoform X4: protein METSQLSEMADITDCKMDPGCTDDQKSRLSEQEEEKECFETYFSEDLETTKSNSEEEMDGQESKGIDECEGSGESDESIDSQEGISVKVKEEEQSDCRESLASEIYESSHLNDQPEKETDVNISKNVQEEQHSEPQEEVDVHESVLEEQMNELTISEVPDESCQDTERDDLSDCVHVEMAIISSDSDLEESCRSPAPSTVDKEETEENCDLLGVAEPDLYPEDQARQEDDAVTESTAESEETVMDITISESDILEQPDYPTECELQDISLNSSAHHCSLTKIPEDEGELEKSSMHNLQRLSCSTSELDKKLPQDFCVVQEIKSENVSTEHLDFRVARRQWQKIEEQTKGQVHRPMVRHGSCQSGHSFMYTPVRNIDRPRKDHDTDSLGLGDYQYTQFSPCSEDSGLDDTSYRSPYDEPENPVEREIREALEREENFRHERAKANASAGTRPGGLPHSRSEPGERGRMFNTPEDRCRSQRSSSATTHSSVRSPTYHEMTANNVIILEPDSYPTSSRNRGKGGLLSPGTSGFQEWPSDTNNVIILETSNLIIRSASEFCLSTACQETQESTFNNNPFFKLRSHSTQSLVDQEIKIVKEREEELKRQRAQLNAKERYDTVLVSPSQLQNFTYERPGEAHVKSKSSPSSPSKTSKMDRSTLSCDNKLPESPFLRVRRKSALVQRWEAGIFANHQQQD from the exons ATGGAGACCAGCCAGCTTTCAGAAATGGCTGATATAACAGACTGTAAAATGGATCCCGGGTGTACAGACGACCAGAAAAGCCGGTTAAGTGAGCAGGAGGAAGAGAAAGAATGTTTTGAAACATATTTCTCAGAGGACCTGGAGACCACAAAGAGCAACTCGGAAGAAGAAATGGACGGGCAAGAAAGCAAAGGCATAGATGAATGTGAGGGCTCAGGTGAATCTGATGAGAGCATAGACTCACAAGAAGGCATTTCGGTCAAGGTCAAAGAAGAAGAGCAGTCAGATTGTAGAGAATCATTGGCCTCTGAGATTTACGAAAGCTCTCATCTAAATGACCAACCGGAGAAAGAAACAGACGTTAACATTAGTAAGAATGTGCAGGAGGAACAACACAGTGAACCCCAGGAAGAGGTGGATGTACATGAATCAGTGTTGGAGGAGCAAATGAACGAGCTTACGATTTCTGAAGTCCCAGATGAATCATGTCAGGATACAGAACGGGATGACCTCAGCGATTGTGTGCATGTTGAGATGGCTATTATTTCATCAGACAGCGATCTGGAGGAATCCTGTAGATCCCCAGCTCCATCAACTGTTGACAAAGAAGAAACTGAAGAAAATTGCGATCTGTTGGGAGTAGCTGAACCCGATTTATACCCAGAAGACCAAGCGAGACAGGAGGACGATGCAGTGACCGAAAGCACTGCTGAAAGTGAAGAAACAGTCATGGACATAACCATCAGTGAAAGTGATATTTTAGAGCAACCCGACTATCCCACCGAATGCGAGCTTCAAGATATTTCGTTAAATTCCTCTGCCCATCACTGCAGTCTGACCAAGATTCCAGAGGATGAAGGAGAGCTTGAAAAGAGCTCAATGCACAACCTCCAGCGCCTGTCTTGTTCAACGTCAGAACTAGACAAAAAGTTGCCACAAGACTTCTGCGTGGTTCAGGAAATAAAAAGCGAGAACGTCAGCACGGAGCATTTGGATTTCAGGGTGGCTCGCAGGCAATGGCAAAAGATAGAGGAGCAAACCAAGGGTCAGGTGCACCGGCCAATGGTGAGACACGGGTCTTGCCAGAGTGGTCACAGCTTCATGTACACACCCGTGCGCAACATCGACCGCCCAAGAAAAGACCACGACACGGACAGTCTTGGCCTGGGTGATTACCAGTACACTCAGTTTAGCCCCTGTTCTGAGGACTCTGGTTTGGACGACACAAGCTATAGGTCCCCTTACGATGAGCCGGAGAACCCAGTGGAGAGGGAGATCCGTGAAGCGCTGGAGAGAGAAGAGAATTTCAGACACGAGAGAGCAAAGGCAAATGCCTCTGCCGGCACCAGACCTGGCGGTCTTCCGCACAGCAGATCAGAACCTGGAGAAAGAGGAAGGATGTTCAACACACCAGAGGACAGATGCAGGTCCCAGAGATCTTCTAGTGCGACAACTCATTCGTCTGTAAGAAGTCCCACATACCACGAAATGACAGCCAATAACGTCATAATACTCGAGCCGGATTCCTATCCCACAAGCTCACGGAATAGAGGGAAGGGTGGTCTGCTCTCTCCAGGGACGAGCGGTTTCCAAGAATGGCCTTCAGACACAAACAACGTCATTATTCTGGAGACGTCGAATCTCATCATCCGAAGTGCCTCAGAATTCTGTCTGAGCACTGCGTGCCAGGAGACACAAGAAAGCACGTTCAATAATAATCCCTTCTTTAAACTCCGCTCCCATAGCACGCAGTCTCTGGTGGACCAGGAGATCAAGATAGTTAAAGAAAGAGAAGAGGAGCTTAAGAGGCAGAGGGCACAACTGAATGCAAAGGAAAGATATGACACGGTCCTTGTGTCCCCCAGCCAGCTGCAGAACTTCACATATGAGAGACCAG GAGAGGCACATGTGAAATCTAAGTCATCCCCCTCATCCCCATCAAAGACAAGCAAAATGGACCGGTCCACTTTGTCATGTGACAACAAG CTCCCTGAGTCACCTTTCCTTCGAGTGAGACGGAAAAGTGCACTGGTCCAGAGGTGGGAAGCAGGTATCTTTGCCAATCATCAGCAACAAGACTGA